One genomic segment of Coffea arabica cultivar ET-39 chromosome 6e, Coffea Arabica ET-39 HiFi, whole genome shotgun sequence includes these proteins:
- the LOC113694519 gene encoding uncharacterized protein isoform X2, which translates to MGSSGSRLGGSRPPPSRLPQHHHRRRHRPSFKRVLSSLFICGALPSSRHPHEMEDDPAEKLVNSAEDDGLEKIQIPPKSSSFHSGTEHPIPTTETGAGSQRGTLPGDSSSREDSPGNVEAIDKGKRLYENKELAFNSQSLLTCRSYDASTSYEDEPSTETESANARANADALNRGNNVMNENVPHSCAGFMLSNCPSSVGLGESSSDEVSVENCANELMLFHDCDSGSASVLSESPVGDTSQQITPSSLGFLLTERDQGHTDRNVLQVDMVSVSSNMSPSSSAGLSNHEARHNSRRLFWDAFSRRSSRRNAESRSHLFTTDDSDGLESHDRWLLDFNGDFFEDGIGGDSRPHPSSNQNTNERRWDSSSEIWERFRDVGRSGTDRRAATCPAGIHPDGACSCGLMLRAEESGARASISRIVMLAEALFEVLDEIHRQPMSLPLSVVSVPAPETVVDSLPVKIHRKPERLESGDDVIQCYICLAEYEEGDKIRILPCHHEYHVACIDKWLKEIHGVCPLCRRDVREGLSLTGGAISTSGVPSF; encoded by the exons ATGGGTTCCAGTGGTAGCCGTTTAGGGGGCTCTCGCCCACCCCCTTCTCGGCTCCCTCAGCATCATCATCGTCGTCGTCATCGTCCCAGCTTCAAACGCGTCCTCTCTTCTCTCTTCATTTGTGGTGCCTTGCCTTCCTCTCGCCATCCTCATGAG atggaagatgatccagctGAAAAACTGGTAAATTCTGCTGAAGACGATGGTCTGGAGAAGATCCAAATTCCACCTAAGAGTTCTTCTTTTCACAGTGGTACTGAACATCCAATTCCTACAACTGAAACTGGAGCTGGATCTCAAAGAGGCACATTGCCTGGCGATAGCTCTTCTAGAGAAGATTCTCCTGGAAATGTTGAGGCAATTGATAAAGGAAAAAGGTTGTATGAGAATAAGGAATTAGCGTTTAATTCTCAATCACTTCTTACTTGTAGAAGCTATGATGCTAGTACATCCTATGAAGATGAACCTTCTACAGAAACAGAATCTGCAAATGCCAGGGCGAATGCAGATGCTCTTAACCGGGGTAACAATGTGATGAATGAGAATGTGCCTCATAGTTGTGCTGGCTTTATGCTTTCTAATTGTCCATCTTCTGTTGGACTTGGAGAATCTTCATCAGATGAAGTATCAGTTGAAAATTGTGCAAATGAACTGATGCTTTTCCACGACTGTGATTCTGGTTCAGCATCTGTTCTTTCTGAATCTCCAGTGGGTGATACTTCTCAGCAGATTACTCCTTCGAGTCTAGGATTCCTGTTGACAGAGAGAGATCAGGGTCATACAGACAGGAATGTACTTCAAGTTGACATGGTGAGTGTCTCCTCCAATATGTCACCTAGTAGTTCTGCTGGATTGAGCAATCATGAAGCAAGACATAATAGCAGAAGACTTTTCTGGGATGCTTTCTCAAGACGCAGTTCTAGAAGGAATGCAGAGTCCAGATCGCATCTTTTTACAACAGATGACTCCGATGGACTTGAATCTCATGACAGATGGCTTCTTGATTTTAATGGCGATTTCTTTGAGGATGGGATTGGAGGTGATTCACGACCACATCCAAGTAGCAACCAGAATACCAATGAACGTCGGTGGGATTCCAGTTCTGAG ATATGGGAACGATTTCGTGATGTTGGTCGAAGTGGGACTGATCGACGGGCAGCCACCTGTCCAGCAGGAATTCACCCTGATGGTGCATGCTCATGTGGTTTGATGTTAAGGGCTGAGGAGTCTGGTGCTCGTGCAAGCATTTCACGAATAGTCATGCTTGCTGAAGCATTGTTTGAG GTACTAGATGAAATACATAGACAACCGATGTCACTACCCTTGTCTGTGGTCTCAGTTCCAGCTCCAGAGACAGTTGTTGACTCTCTACCTGTGAAGATTCATAGGAAGCCAGAAAGACTGGAAAGTGGAGATGATGTTATACA GTGTTATATTTGCTTGGCAGAGTACGAAGAGGGGGACAAAATAAGAATTCTCCCTTGCCACCATGAGTATCATGTGGCCTGTATTGATAAATGGCTTAAAGAAATACATGG CGTATGCCCCCTCTGTCGACGAGATGTTCGTGAGGGTTTAAGCTTGACAGGAGGTGCTATTTCAACCTCTGGAGTTCCTTCTTTTTGA
- the LOC113694519 gene encoding uncharacterized protein isoform X1, with protein MGSSGSRLGGSRPPPSRLPQHHHRRRHRPSFKRVLSSLFICGALPSSRHPHEVSPQMEDDPAEKLVNSAEDDGLEKIQIPPKSSSFHSGTEHPIPTTETGAGSQRGTLPGDSSSREDSPGNVEAIDKGKRLYENKELAFNSQSLLTCRSYDASTSYEDEPSTETESANARANADALNRGNNVMNENVPHSCAGFMLSNCPSSVGLGESSSDEVSVENCANELMLFHDCDSGSASVLSESPVGDTSQQITPSSLGFLLTERDQGHTDRNVLQVDMVSVSSNMSPSSSAGLSNHEARHNSRRLFWDAFSRRSSRRNAESRSHLFTTDDSDGLESHDRWLLDFNGDFFEDGIGGDSRPHPSSNQNTNERRWDSSSEIWERFRDVGRSGTDRRAATCPAGIHPDGACSCGLMLRAEESGARASISRIVMLAEALFEVLDEIHRQPMSLPLSVVSVPAPETVVDSLPVKIHRKPERLESGDDVIQCYICLAEYEEGDKIRILPCHHEYHVACIDKWLKEIHGVCPLCRRDVREGLSLTGGAISTSGVPSF; from the exons ATGGGTTCCAGTGGTAGCCGTTTAGGGGGCTCTCGCCCACCCCCTTCTCGGCTCCCTCAGCATCATCATCGTCGTCGTCATCGTCCCAGCTTCAAACGCGTCCTCTCTTCTCTCTTCATTTGTGGTGCCTTGCCTTCCTCTCGCCATCCTCATGAGGTGTCTCCACAG atggaagatgatccagctGAAAAACTGGTAAATTCTGCTGAAGACGATGGTCTGGAGAAGATCCAAATTCCACCTAAGAGTTCTTCTTTTCACAGTGGTACTGAACATCCAATTCCTACAACTGAAACTGGAGCTGGATCTCAAAGAGGCACATTGCCTGGCGATAGCTCTTCTAGAGAAGATTCTCCTGGAAATGTTGAGGCAATTGATAAAGGAAAAAGGTTGTATGAGAATAAGGAATTAGCGTTTAATTCTCAATCACTTCTTACTTGTAGAAGCTATGATGCTAGTACATCCTATGAAGATGAACCTTCTACAGAAACAGAATCTGCAAATGCCAGGGCGAATGCAGATGCTCTTAACCGGGGTAACAATGTGATGAATGAGAATGTGCCTCATAGTTGTGCTGGCTTTATGCTTTCTAATTGTCCATCTTCTGTTGGACTTGGAGAATCTTCATCAGATGAAGTATCAGTTGAAAATTGTGCAAATGAACTGATGCTTTTCCACGACTGTGATTCTGGTTCAGCATCTGTTCTTTCTGAATCTCCAGTGGGTGATACTTCTCAGCAGATTACTCCTTCGAGTCTAGGATTCCTGTTGACAGAGAGAGATCAGGGTCATACAGACAGGAATGTACTTCAAGTTGACATGGTGAGTGTCTCCTCCAATATGTCACCTAGTAGTTCTGCTGGATTGAGCAATCATGAAGCAAGACATAATAGCAGAAGACTTTTCTGGGATGCTTTCTCAAGACGCAGTTCTAGAAGGAATGCAGAGTCCAGATCGCATCTTTTTACAACAGATGACTCCGATGGACTTGAATCTCATGACAGATGGCTTCTTGATTTTAATGGCGATTTCTTTGAGGATGGGATTGGAGGTGATTCACGACCACATCCAAGTAGCAACCAGAATACCAATGAACGTCGGTGGGATTCCAGTTCTGAG ATATGGGAACGATTTCGTGATGTTGGTCGAAGTGGGACTGATCGACGGGCAGCCACCTGTCCAGCAGGAATTCACCCTGATGGTGCATGCTCATGTGGTTTGATGTTAAGGGCTGAGGAGTCTGGTGCTCGTGCAAGCATTTCACGAATAGTCATGCTTGCTGAAGCATTGTTTGAG GTACTAGATGAAATACATAGACAACCGATGTCACTACCCTTGTCTGTGGTCTCAGTTCCAGCTCCAGAGACAGTTGTTGACTCTCTACCTGTGAAGATTCATAGGAAGCCAGAAAGACTGGAAAGTGGAGATGATGTTATACA GTGTTATATTTGCTTGGCAGAGTACGAAGAGGGGGACAAAATAAGAATTCTCCCTTGCCACCATGAGTATCATGTGGCCTGTATTGATAAATGGCTTAAAGAAATACATGG CGTATGCCCCCTCTGTCGACGAGATGTTCGTGAGGGTTTAAGCTTGACAGGAGGTGCTATTTCAACCTCTGGAGTTCCTTCTTTTTGA
- the LOC113694519 gene encoding uncharacterized protein isoform X4 has product MRCLHRFYMEDDPAEKLVNSAEDDGLEKIQIPPKSSSFHSGTEHPIPTTETGAGSQRGTLPGDSSSREDSPGNVEAIDKGKRLYENKELAFNSQSLLTCRSYDASTSYEDEPSTETESANARANADALNRGNNVMNENVPHSCAGFMLSNCPSSVGLGESSSDEVSVENCANELMLFHDCDSGSASVLSESPVGDTSQQITPSSLGFLLTERDQGHTDRNVLQVDMVSVSSNMSPSSSAGLSNHEARHNSRRLFWDAFSRRSSRRNAESRSHLFTTDDSDGLESHDRWLLDFNGDFFEDGIGGDSRPHPSSNQNTNERRWDSSSEIWERFRDVGRSGTDRRAATCPAGIHPDGACSCGLMLRAEESGARASISRIVMLAEALFEVLDEIHRQPMSLPLSVVSVPAPETVVDSLPVKIHRKPERLESGDDVIQCYICLAEYEEGDKIRILPCHHEYHVACIDKWLKEIHGVCPLCRRDVREGLSLTGGAISTSGVPSF; this is encoded by the exons ATGAGGTGTCTCCACAGGTTTTAT atggaagatgatccagctGAAAAACTGGTAAATTCTGCTGAAGACGATGGTCTGGAGAAGATCCAAATTCCACCTAAGAGTTCTTCTTTTCACAGTGGTACTGAACATCCAATTCCTACAACTGAAACTGGAGCTGGATCTCAAAGAGGCACATTGCCTGGCGATAGCTCTTCTAGAGAAGATTCTCCTGGAAATGTTGAGGCAATTGATAAAGGAAAAAGGTTGTATGAGAATAAGGAATTAGCGTTTAATTCTCAATCACTTCTTACTTGTAGAAGCTATGATGCTAGTACATCCTATGAAGATGAACCTTCTACAGAAACAGAATCTGCAAATGCCAGGGCGAATGCAGATGCTCTTAACCGGGGTAACAATGTGATGAATGAGAATGTGCCTCATAGTTGTGCTGGCTTTATGCTTTCTAATTGTCCATCTTCTGTTGGACTTGGAGAATCTTCATCAGATGAAGTATCAGTTGAAAATTGTGCAAATGAACTGATGCTTTTCCACGACTGTGATTCTGGTTCAGCATCTGTTCTTTCTGAATCTCCAGTGGGTGATACTTCTCAGCAGATTACTCCTTCGAGTCTAGGATTCCTGTTGACAGAGAGAGATCAGGGTCATACAGACAGGAATGTACTTCAAGTTGACATGGTGAGTGTCTCCTCCAATATGTCACCTAGTAGTTCTGCTGGATTGAGCAATCATGAAGCAAGACATAATAGCAGAAGACTTTTCTGGGATGCTTTCTCAAGACGCAGTTCTAGAAGGAATGCAGAGTCCAGATCGCATCTTTTTACAACAGATGACTCCGATGGACTTGAATCTCATGACAGATGGCTTCTTGATTTTAATGGCGATTTCTTTGAGGATGGGATTGGAGGTGATTCACGACCACATCCAAGTAGCAACCAGAATACCAATGAACGTCGGTGGGATTCCAGTTCTGAG ATATGGGAACGATTTCGTGATGTTGGTCGAAGTGGGACTGATCGACGGGCAGCCACCTGTCCAGCAGGAATTCACCCTGATGGTGCATGCTCATGTGGTTTGATGTTAAGGGCTGAGGAGTCTGGTGCTCGTGCAAGCATTTCACGAATAGTCATGCTTGCTGAAGCATTGTTTGAG GTACTAGATGAAATACATAGACAACCGATGTCACTACCCTTGTCTGTGGTCTCAGTTCCAGCTCCAGAGACAGTTGTTGACTCTCTACCTGTGAAGATTCATAGGAAGCCAGAAAGACTGGAAAGTGGAGATGATGTTATACA GTGTTATATTTGCTTGGCAGAGTACGAAGAGGGGGACAAAATAAGAATTCTCCCTTGCCACCATGAGTATCATGTGGCCTGTATTGATAAATGGCTTAAAGAAATACATGG CGTATGCCCCCTCTGTCGACGAGATGTTCGTGAGGGTTTAAGCTTGACAGGAGGTGCTATTTCAACCTCTGGAGTTCCTTCTTTTTGA
- the LOC113694519 gene encoding uncharacterized protein isoform X5, giving the protein MEDDPAEKLVNSAEDDGLEKIQIPPKSSSFHSGTEHPIPTTETGAGSQRGTLPGDSSSREDSPGNVEAIDKGKRLYENKELAFNSQSLLTCRSYDASTSYEDEPSTETESANARANADALNRGNNVMNENVPHSCAGFMLSNCPSSVGLGESSSDEVSVENCANELMLFHDCDSGSASVLSESPVGDTSQQITPSSLGFLLTERDQGHTDRNVLQVDMVSVSSNMSPSSSAGLSNHEARHNSRRLFWDAFSRRSSRRNAESRSHLFTTDDSDGLESHDRWLLDFNGDFFEDGIGGDSRPHPSSNQNTNERRWDSSSEIWERFRDVGRSGTDRRAATCPAGIHPDGACSCGLMLRAEESGARASISRIVMLAEALFEVLDEIHRQPMSLPLSVVSVPAPETVVDSLPVKIHRKPERLESGDDVIQCYICLAEYEEGDKIRILPCHHEYHVACIDKWLKEIHGVCPLCRRDVREGLSLTGGAISTSGVPSF; this is encoded by the exons atggaagatgatccagctGAAAAACTGGTAAATTCTGCTGAAGACGATGGTCTGGAGAAGATCCAAATTCCACCTAAGAGTTCTTCTTTTCACAGTGGTACTGAACATCCAATTCCTACAACTGAAACTGGAGCTGGATCTCAAAGAGGCACATTGCCTGGCGATAGCTCTTCTAGAGAAGATTCTCCTGGAAATGTTGAGGCAATTGATAAAGGAAAAAGGTTGTATGAGAATAAGGAATTAGCGTTTAATTCTCAATCACTTCTTACTTGTAGAAGCTATGATGCTAGTACATCCTATGAAGATGAACCTTCTACAGAAACAGAATCTGCAAATGCCAGGGCGAATGCAGATGCTCTTAACCGGGGTAACAATGTGATGAATGAGAATGTGCCTCATAGTTGTGCTGGCTTTATGCTTTCTAATTGTCCATCTTCTGTTGGACTTGGAGAATCTTCATCAGATGAAGTATCAGTTGAAAATTGTGCAAATGAACTGATGCTTTTCCACGACTGTGATTCTGGTTCAGCATCTGTTCTTTCTGAATCTCCAGTGGGTGATACTTCTCAGCAGATTACTCCTTCGAGTCTAGGATTCCTGTTGACAGAGAGAGATCAGGGTCATACAGACAGGAATGTACTTCAAGTTGACATGGTGAGTGTCTCCTCCAATATGTCACCTAGTAGTTCTGCTGGATTGAGCAATCATGAAGCAAGACATAATAGCAGAAGACTTTTCTGGGATGCTTTCTCAAGACGCAGTTCTAGAAGGAATGCAGAGTCCAGATCGCATCTTTTTACAACAGATGACTCCGATGGACTTGAATCTCATGACAGATGGCTTCTTGATTTTAATGGCGATTTCTTTGAGGATGGGATTGGAGGTGATTCACGACCACATCCAAGTAGCAACCAGAATACCAATGAACGTCGGTGGGATTCCAGTTCTGAG ATATGGGAACGATTTCGTGATGTTGGTCGAAGTGGGACTGATCGACGGGCAGCCACCTGTCCAGCAGGAATTCACCCTGATGGTGCATGCTCATGTGGTTTGATGTTAAGGGCTGAGGAGTCTGGTGCTCGTGCAAGCATTTCACGAATAGTCATGCTTGCTGAAGCATTGTTTGAG GTACTAGATGAAATACATAGACAACCGATGTCACTACCCTTGTCTGTGGTCTCAGTTCCAGCTCCAGAGACAGTTGTTGACTCTCTACCTGTGAAGATTCATAGGAAGCCAGAAAGACTGGAAAGTGGAGATGATGTTATACA GTGTTATATTTGCTTGGCAGAGTACGAAGAGGGGGACAAAATAAGAATTCTCCCTTGCCACCATGAGTATCATGTGGCCTGTATTGATAAATGGCTTAAAGAAATACATGG CGTATGCCCCCTCTGTCGACGAGATGTTCGTGAGGGTTTAAGCTTGACAGGAGGTGCTATTTCAACCTCTGGAGTTCCTTCTTTTTGA
- the LOC113694519 gene encoding uncharacterized protein isoform X3 — MGSSGSRLGGSRPPPSRLPQHHHRRRHRPSFKRVLSSLFICGALPSSRHPHEVSPQMEDDPAEKLVNSAEDDGLEKIQIPPKSSSFHSGTEHPIPTTETGAGSQRGTLPGDSSSREDSPGNVEAIDKGKRLYENKELAFNSQSLLTCRSYDASTSYEDEPSTETESANARANADALNRGNNVMNENVPHSCAGFMLSNCPSSVGLGESSSDEVSVENCANELMLFHDCDSGSASVLSESPVGDTSQQITPSSLGFLLTERDQGHTDRNVLQVDMVSVSSNMSPSSSAGLSNHEARHNSRRLFWDAFSRRSSRRNAESRSHLFTTDDSDGLESHDRWLLDFNGDFFEDGIGGDSRPHPSSNQNTNERRWDSSSEIWERFRDVGRSGTDRRAATCPAGIHPDGACSCGLMLRAEESGARASISRIVMLAEALFEVLDEIHRQPMSLPLSVVSVPAPETVVDSLPVKIHRKPERLESGDDVIQCYICLAEYEEGDKIRILPCHHEYHVACIDKWLKEIHGIVSTLTLQRMPPLSTRCS; from the exons ATGGGTTCCAGTGGTAGCCGTTTAGGGGGCTCTCGCCCACCCCCTTCTCGGCTCCCTCAGCATCATCATCGTCGTCGTCATCGTCCCAGCTTCAAACGCGTCCTCTCTTCTCTCTTCATTTGTGGTGCCTTGCCTTCCTCTCGCCATCCTCATGAGGTGTCTCCACAG atggaagatgatccagctGAAAAACTGGTAAATTCTGCTGAAGACGATGGTCTGGAGAAGATCCAAATTCCACCTAAGAGTTCTTCTTTTCACAGTGGTACTGAACATCCAATTCCTACAACTGAAACTGGAGCTGGATCTCAAAGAGGCACATTGCCTGGCGATAGCTCTTCTAGAGAAGATTCTCCTGGAAATGTTGAGGCAATTGATAAAGGAAAAAGGTTGTATGAGAATAAGGAATTAGCGTTTAATTCTCAATCACTTCTTACTTGTAGAAGCTATGATGCTAGTACATCCTATGAAGATGAACCTTCTACAGAAACAGAATCTGCAAATGCCAGGGCGAATGCAGATGCTCTTAACCGGGGTAACAATGTGATGAATGAGAATGTGCCTCATAGTTGTGCTGGCTTTATGCTTTCTAATTGTCCATCTTCTGTTGGACTTGGAGAATCTTCATCAGATGAAGTATCAGTTGAAAATTGTGCAAATGAACTGATGCTTTTCCACGACTGTGATTCTGGTTCAGCATCTGTTCTTTCTGAATCTCCAGTGGGTGATACTTCTCAGCAGATTACTCCTTCGAGTCTAGGATTCCTGTTGACAGAGAGAGATCAGGGTCATACAGACAGGAATGTACTTCAAGTTGACATGGTGAGTGTCTCCTCCAATATGTCACCTAGTAGTTCTGCTGGATTGAGCAATCATGAAGCAAGACATAATAGCAGAAGACTTTTCTGGGATGCTTTCTCAAGACGCAGTTCTAGAAGGAATGCAGAGTCCAGATCGCATCTTTTTACAACAGATGACTCCGATGGACTTGAATCTCATGACAGATGGCTTCTTGATTTTAATGGCGATTTCTTTGAGGATGGGATTGGAGGTGATTCACGACCACATCCAAGTAGCAACCAGAATACCAATGAACGTCGGTGGGATTCCAGTTCTGAG ATATGGGAACGATTTCGTGATGTTGGTCGAAGTGGGACTGATCGACGGGCAGCCACCTGTCCAGCAGGAATTCACCCTGATGGTGCATGCTCATGTGGTTTGATGTTAAGGGCTGAGGAGTCTGGTGCTCGTGCAAGCATTTCACGAATAGTCATGCTTGCTGAAGCATTGTTTGAG GTACTAGATGAAATACATAGACAACCGATGTCACTACCCTTGTCTGTGGTCTCAGTTCCAGCTCCAGAGACAGTTGTTGACTCTCTACCTGTGAAGATTCATAGGAAGCCAGAAAGACTGGAAAGTGGAGATGATGTTATACA GTGTTATATTTGCTTGGCAGAGTACGAAGAGGGGGACAAAATAAGAATTCTCCCTTGCCACCATGAGTATCATGTGGCCTGTATTGATAAATGGCTTAAAGAAATACATGG CATTGTTTCTACTCTAACACTCCAGCGTATGCCCCCTCTGTCGACGAGATGTTCGTGA
- the LOC113694519 gene encoding uncharacterized protein isoform X6, with amino-acid sequence MGSSGSRLGGSRPPPSRLPQHHHRRRHRPSFKRVLSSLFICGALPSSRHPHEVSPQMEDDPAEKLVNSAEDDGLEKIQIPPKSSSFHSGTEHPIPTTETGAGSQRGTLPGDSSSREDSPGNVEAIDKGKRLYENKELAFNSQSLLTCRSYDASTSYEDEPSTETESANARANADALNRGNNVMNENVPHSCAGFMLSNCPSSVGLGESSSDEVSVENCANELMLFHDCDSGSASVLSESPVGDTSQQITPSSLGFLLTERDQGHTDRNVLQVDMVSVSSNMSPSSSAGLSNHEARHNSRRLFWDAFSRRSSRRNAESRSHLFTTDDSDGLESHDRWLLDFNGDFFEDGIGGDSRPHPSSNQNTNERRWDSSSEIWERFRDVGRSGTDRRAATCPAGIHPDGACSCGLMLRAEESGARASISRIVMLAEALFEVTGIDKFQLGCCKRFSCNRRMVYFLTLPWHQTHGE; translated from the exons ATGGGTTCCAGTGGTAGCCGTTTAGGGGGCTCTCGCCCACCCCCTTCTCGGCTCCCTCAGCATCATCATCGTCGTCGTCATCGTCCCAGCTTCAAACGCGTCCTCTCTTCTCTCTTCATTTGTGGTGCCTTGCCTTCCTCTCGCCATCCTCATGAGGTGTCTCCACAG atggaagatgatccagctGAAAAACTGGTAAATTCTGCTGAAGACGATGGTCTGGAGAAGATCCAAATTCCACCTAAGAGTTCTTCTTTTCACAGTGGTACTGAACATCCAATTCCTACAACTGAAACTGGAGCTGGATCTCAAAGAGGCACATTGCCTGGCGATAGCTCTTCTAGAGAAGATTCTCCTGGAAATGTTGAGGCAATTGATAAAGGAAAAAGGTTGTATGAGAATAAGGAATTAGCGTTTAATTCTCAATCACTTCTTACTTGTAGAAGCTATGATGCTAGTACATCCTATGAAGATGAACCTTCTACAGAAACAGAATCTGCAAATGCCAGGGCGAATGCAGATGCTCTTAACCGGGGTAACAATGTGATGAATGAGAATGTGCCTCATAGTTGTGCTGGCTTTATGCTTTCTAATTGTCCATCTTCTGTTGGACTTGGAGAATCTTCATCAGATGAAGTATCAGTTGAAAATTGTGCAAATGAACTGATGCTTTTCCACGACTGTGATTCTGGTTCAGCATCTGTTCTTTCTGAATCTCCAGTGGGTGATACTTCTCAGCAGATTACTCCTTCGAGTCTAGGATTCCTGTTGACAGAGAGAGATCAGGGTCATACAGACAGGAATGTACTTCAAGTTGACATGGTGAGTGTCTCCTCCAATATGTCACCTAGTAGTTCTGCTGGATTGAGCAATCATGAAGCAAGACATAATAGCAGAAGACTTTTCTGGGATGCTTTCTCAAGACGCAGTTCTAGAAGGAATGCAGAGTCCAGATCGCATCTTTTTACAACAGATGACTCCGATGGACTTGAATCTCATGACAGATGGCTTCTTGATTTTAATGGCGATTTCTTTGAGGATGGGATTGGAGGTGATTCACGACCACATCCAAGTAGCAACCAGAATACCAATGAACGTCGGTGGGATTCCAGTTCTGAG ATATGGGAACGATTTCGTGATGTTGGTCGAAGTGGGACTGATCGACGGGCAGCCACCTGTCCAGCAGGAATTCACCCTGATGGTGCATGCTCATGTGGTTTGATGTTAAGGGCTGAGGAGTCTGGTGCTCGTGCAAGCATTTCACGAATAGTCATGCTTGCTGAAGCATTGTTTGAG GTCACaggaattgacaaatttcaattaggATGCTGTAAAAGATTTAGCTGTAACAGAAGGATGGTATATTTCCTGACATTACCTTGGCACCAGACTCATGGAGAGTGA
- the LOC113697268 gene encoding putative glycerol-3-phosphate transporter 5 has product MMMQLKTLDPPPPPWPPGFTVFPNLKSPHRTLRFHQFLVLFLTFTAYSSFHASRKPPSIVKSILGPEVQTANTTIHVVASVFNSDPFQSSQNPGKNATGWAPFNGRRGPHRLGELDLSFLLAYSVGMYFAGHIGDSFDLRLFLTIGMLGSGCLVIFFGLGYFLDVHSFAFFVIVQILCGLFQSIGWPCVVAVVGNWFEKSKRGLIMGIWNSQASVGNIIGSVVASSVLGFGWGWCFVLPGTLIIIVAVLVYLFLVVSPENVGFEFPEMEIEMSVEAVALVDSEKVESGEEGFVGSVDEGVSVAIGFLEAWRLPGVAPYAFSLFFSKLVAYTFLYWLPFYLRHTAIGGVHVSHRTAGILSTIFDIGGVAGGILAGFISDLIEAQAVSSLLFFLLSIPALVLYRIYGSVSMVWNIALMFVSGLLVNGPYSLITTAVATDLGTQSVIKGNSRALATVSAIIDGTGSVGAAIGPLLAGYISTGGWNSVFFMLIVSIFLASLLLIHLVKNEIKGKLNEGKWLWFHVITH; this is encoded by the exons ATGATGATGCAACTTAAAACCCTAGATCCGCCACCACCACCATGGCCACCGGGATTTACCGTCTTCCCCAACCTCAAATCCCCGCATAGGACCCTACGTTTCCACCAATTTCTGGTCCTCTTCCTCACCTTCACTGCCTACTCTTCCTTCCATGCCTCCCGTAAACCTCCAAGTATTGTCAAATCCATACTTGGCCCCGAAGTCCAAACTGCAAACACCACGATCCACGTCGTGGCTTCGGTGTTTAACTCCGACCCATTTCAATCCAGCCAAAACCCAGGTAAAAATGCCACTGGGTGGGCTCCGTTTAATGGCCGACGTGGACCCCACCGTCTGGGGGAGCTGGATCTTTCATTCCTATTGGCCTATTCTGTTGGGATGTATTTCGCTGGCCACATTGGTGATAGCTTTGATTTGAGGCTGTTCTTGACTATAGGAATGCTGGGCAGTGGCTGTTTAGTGATATTTTTCGGGTTAGGCTACTTTCTTGACGTGCATTCTTTCGCATTTTTCGTGATTGTTCAGATTTTGTGTGGATTGTTTCAGTCCATTGGTTGGCCTTGTGTGGTTGCAGTGGTAGGCAATTGGTTTGAGAAGTCCAAAAGAGGGTTGATCATGGGGATATGGAATTCTCAGGCCTCGGTTGGTAACATTATTGGTTCAGTAGTAGCTTCTTCAGTGCTGGGATTTGGGTGGGGTTGGTGTTTCGTCTTACCTGGGACTTTGATTATAATTGTGGCAGTTCTGGTGTATTTGTTTCTTGTTGTCAGTCCTGAAAATGTTGGATTTGAGTTTCCGGAAATGGAGATTGAGATGAGTGTGGAGGCAGTTGCGTTGGTGGATTCAGAAAAAGTTGAATCAGGAGAAGAGGGATTTGTTGGTTCTGTGGATGAGGGTGTTTCAGTTGCAATTGGATTCCTGGAAGCTTGGAGGTTGCCGGGAGTGGCCCCTTATGCTTTCTCCCTGTTCTTCTCCAAGCTTGTTGCTTATACCTTTCTTTATTGGTTGCCTTTTTACCTAAGGCACACAG ccattggCGGGGTGCACGTGTCTCACAGAACTGCTGGCATCCTTTCAACGATTTTTGATATTGGAGGTGTTGCTGGTGGCATTCTGGCAGGATTCATATCTGACCTAATTGAAGCTCAAGCTGTTAGCTCTCTTCTATTCTTCTTGTTATCGATTCCAGCCCTTGTTTTGTATCGCATTTATGGAAGTGTGTCTATGGTATGGAATATTGCATTAATGTTTGTTTCTGGGTTGCTGGTCAATGGGCCGTACTCGCTAATTACCACAGCTGTTGCCACTGATCTTGGTACCCAGAGTGTGATTAAAGGTAACTCTCGTGCCTTAGCCACGGTTTCTGCAATCATAGATGGTACTGGTTCTGTTGGGGCAGCAATTGGGCCCCTTCTGGCTGGTTACATATCAACTGGAGGATGGAACAGCGTGTTTTTTATGCTCATTGTTTCAATATTCTTGGCAAGCTTGTTATTGATTCATCTTGTAAAGAATGAGATTAAAGGAAAGCTGAATGAGGGAAAATGGCTTTGGTTCCATGTGATTACTCATTAA